One region of Drosophila teissieri strain GT53w chromosome 2L, Prin_Dtei_1.1, whole genome shotgun sequence genomic DNA includes:
- the LOC122615644 gene encoding uncharacterized protein LOC122615644: protein MNNFVNILFTDDPLEREEDFQRRNQPPEKVISTCSPRKNQEKDIGMNAPPENEAKRPILNSSNFNQIFGASSETDDLDFEDFPDLSHPQPNVSIREQLRLTSVNRGIILSIHRNHQKRLEDLWHSQLIEKLVQ, encoded by the exons ATGAATAACTTCGTGAATATCCTTTTCACTGACGATCCCTTGGAGCGCGAGGAGGATTTCCAAAGGCGTAACCAGCCTCCGGAGAAAGTTATTTCCACTTGCAGCCCGAGGAAAAATCAG GAAAAAGATATCGGGATGAATGCTCCTCCAGAGAACGAAGCCAAGCGTCCCATACTAAACTCTTCGAACTTTAACCAGATATTTGGAGCATCTTCCGAAACAGATGATTTGGATTTCGAGGACTTTCCCGACCTCAGCCATCCGCAGCCAAATGTCTCCATTCGCGAGCAACTGCGCCTGACCTCCGTGAACCGCGGAATTATCCTTAGCATTCACAGGAATCACCAAAAGCGACTCGAGGACCTTTGGCACTCGCAATTAATCGAAAAACTAGTGCAATAG